The Phycisphaerae bacterium region CCGGCCGACGGCAGACCCGCGCGCCTCTCGGTGCGCGGCACCGAGATTCTGAGGCCTGATGGAAACCCGATTCACTTCCGGGGCTTCAACCTGCTCTGGTGGGTTCCCCCGACGGCACAGGACGTCGTCGATATCAAGGACTTGGGCGCCAACTGCGTGCGCTATCAATTTGGCTATGTCCCGTCAGGGCGGTTCGATCCCCGCCAACTCCGTTTCCTCAAGCGGCACGTGCGCTTGTTCACGTCGCAAGGGCTCTGGGTGATTCCCAATCTGCATACGTTCCATGCCGGCGGCCGGCCCGGCAGCGGCAATGTGTGGAACACACCCGACCTGCAGCAGGAGTTCCTGGACATGTGGAACTACGTCCTCGACTTACTGAAGGATGAGCCGTTTATCGCCGCCTGGGAGCCGATGAATGAACCGCACGACGTGGACCGGACGGAACTGGCCCCTTGGTACCGCGAGGTGATCGCCCACTTTCGCCGAAAGGATCCGCGGACGCCGATTGTCGTCGAAGGAGCCCAGTATTCGGGCCCCGAAGAACTCCTCGACTATCTCAAGCTCGACGAGCCCAACCTCATCTACTCATTCCATTTCTACTACCCCCACGAGTACACGCACATGCTGTCGCCGGAGAGCGAGCCGCTGCTCGAATACCCGGGCAAGTGGGGCAAAGCGGCCCTGGCCGAGAGGATGTCGACGGCGGTCCGTTTTCGCGATCGCCATCAGGTGCCGGTCTTCTGCGGGGAATGGGGCGTGAGAACCGGTGCGCCAGGCTACGTGCAGTGGCTCAAGGACGTCGGCAGTCTCCTCGAAGAGCACAAGATTCCGTGGGCGCACTGGGCGTGGGCCATGCAGAGGCACTGGCCGGTCAACGACACATTTGATCTGAACAGGCAGAAAACGGAGATCTATGGCGTGGTGTCGGCGATTCTGAGGAACGCGCTCTCGGGCGATCAGGCAAAACTCGACCACCGCAACGCCACGCGCCAGGCGGAGTAGAAATGGCAAGTGTACATGCTGATTGAGGTACCGACATGCTCTCGATTCCTATGACGATGATGGTTGCCGTTCTCACCACGGCGGAAACGCCGGAACCCACATTCACCATCCGTATGCCGTCAGAGAAGATCGGCTATCCCGGCGTCGAGTATTGGGGCGCTATCGACGGGCCGGACGGAAAGACACTGTGGTCCTTCGCCATCTACGCGGGCAAGGATGCCTGGACCATACCGCTGCGGGCGCCGGCGCCCGGCACCTACCGGCTGACCCGCGTGGAGAAGCGGGCGGGTGACGGGCAAACCGACATCGAGCTTGCGGAGATCTCACCGCCCCAGATCGATGTCGCGAAAGCCCGGCAGACCGAGGCCCCCTCGCCCAAGACCCTGGTGGAGGCCGGAGAGTTCAAGAGAATCTTTGCCGCCGAGGAGCCGTGGTGCATCAACGATCACACCATCGTCCAAGGGCCCGACAACACGTGGCACCTGTTTGGCATCACCCACCCCAAGCCGCTGGATTTCTTCAAGGATCCCGGGCGGCGGCTTGCTCACGCAACCGCGACTTCGCTGCTGCAAGACCCCTGGCAGGCTCAGCCGCCGGCCGTAACTGCCGATTGGGAGAAATACAAGGAATACCTGCTCTGGGCCCCACACGTCATTCGAAGCAACTCGATCTACTACATGTTCGTCTGTGCCGGGGACAAAGACACACACAAGTACCGTATCCATCTGCTGACCTCGCCGGATCTCAAGTCATGGATGCGGTCACCGGACAATCCGATGGTGGTGGATGGATTCGATGGGCGCGATCCGATGGTCCTGCGGGCGGAGAACCAATGGATCATGTACTACACCGCGACAACCACACCTGATGGGGGCAACCACACCGTCGTGTGCGTCACCAGCAAGGATCTGACCCACTGGGGCGACCGCAAGGTTGTCTTCATTCACCCGAATGCGGGATCCTTCGGCGGGCCCACCGAATCCCCCTTTGTGGTCCGGCGAGGCCGGCACTATTACCTGTTCGTATGCGACAACGATTGGACCCATGTCTACCTGTCCCGCGACCCGTTCCATTGGGACATCGAACAGCGCGTCGGACGGATCCGGTCGCACGCCTCGGAGGTCGTCCGCGACGCCGAGGGGAAGTGGTACATCACGCATGCCGGCTGGATGAGCGGACCGGTGTCGATCGCGCCGCTCAAATGGAAGGATGATCTCGACGAAACACCGTCGAGTATCCCGCCCGCCTTCAAGTAACCAGGACCTGACACGGCGAAGAGCGTTCGGCCCCATCGAGGCACGGCAACCCTGTTACCGCCTCAAGGACAGATTCCGTCGGATGAGTTCGATCCGCTGCTGGACGCACGCATAAGAACGGAGCGGATCAGGCGGGGTGTTAAGGCAATAGTCGACCAGTCTCTCAACCGTCGTTGTTGCCACGTGGCAGCGGGTATCGCTGGAGGCGTAGTAGATGAACAACCGCCCGTCGGATTTCGCCACCCAGCCGCACGAGAAGGTCACGTTCGAGACGTCACCCACCCGTTCCTCACCGCTCGGTGCCAGCAGGTACCCGCCGGGCTCGTGGGTCAGGCGAGCCGGATCATCAAGTGCGGTCATGAACGCATACAGCACGTAACGCAGCCCGGCAGCCGTTCCTCGCACGCCATGAGCCAGGTGCAGCCAGCCGTCCGGCGTCTTGATCGGCGCCGGCCCCAGGCCGTTCTTGAGCTCGTAGACGGTGTGGTACTTGCGATCGTGCACGATTCGTTCGGGGCCGATGACCGCATGTTCGATGCTCTCCGACAGCCCCCAACCGATGCCGCCGCCTGAGCCGGTGTCGATGAAGCCGTCCTGCGGGCGGGTATAGAAGGCATATTTGCCGTCCACAAACTCAGGATGCAGAACGACGTTGCGCTGCTGGGGCGATGCGGTACGCAGGTCATCCAGCCTCTGCCAACTCTCAAGATCCCGTGTGCGGGCAATGCCACACTGGGCGATTGCGGAGGACAAATCGCCGCGCGGGGCGCCCGGGTCCTTGCGCTCCGTGCAGAACAGACCGTAGATCCACCCGTCCTGATGCTTCGTCAGCCGCATGTCGTACACGTTGATATCCGGATCAGCAGTCTCCGGTAGCACGACCGGATAGTCCCGGAAGCGGAACCGATCCACGCCCGTCGGGCTCTCCGCAACGGCGAAGAAGCTCTTGCGATCGCACCCCTCGACGCGGGCGACCAGCAGGATCCGGCCGTCCCATTCGATCGCCCCTGGATTGAACACACTATTGATCCCCAGCCGTTCCATCAGGTGCGGGTTGGTCTGCGGGTCGAGATCGTATCGCCAGAAGATCGGCGTGTGCTCAGCGGTGAGCACGGGGTATTTGTAACGATCAAAGACGCCGTTGCCGCCGGGAGCGATTTCATTGGGGCGTTCGATCAAGGCATCATGGTCGGCCATGAGTCGCTGCAGACGCCGGTTGAACTGCTCGTTTGACACGGGCACAGGTCCTTTCGTCACGTTGCGCCGGTCTCAAGGCGGCGCAGGATTTCCAAACAACACCGTCCATTGTGGTACGGGCACTTCCACATGGACACCTTGGGCATGGAAACGTCGGGCACACCGTCACGTGATACCCGCCAGAACCACTCGCCGTGGGCGTGATCGACGATCCGGTTCAGGATGAACTGCCAGCAGCGAACCGCGGCGTCACGAAACATGTTCTCGCCGCTGATTTGCCATGCGTTGAAGAAACCAACCACCGCTTCCGCCTGCGGCCACCATTCCCTGTTTGAATCGATGATCCGTCCGTCTCGACCCTCGTAGCACAATCCGCCGTCGGCATCGAGCCCTTCGTTCAACACCGCCCTCGCCATTCGCAGGGCGACGTCTCGAACGCGTCCCAACAGTCCTTCATCACCGAGTGCCTCGGCCGCCTCACATAGCAGCCAACTGCCCTCGATGTCATGACCGAAAGTGTAGCTGTCGGATCTGGGCGTCCAGTCCTCGGCAAAGAAATGCTGCAAGTGCGTCTTTTCGGGGTTCAGGATGCGCCGCTCGAACAGGTCGATCAGCTCGCGCAGCCGGTCAGCGAGAAACGCGTCCGGCCGCGCTCGCAGCAGGCTCGTGTAGGCCTCCAGAACGTGGAGGTGATTGTTCATCGACTTTTTCTCGTTCATGTCCTTGTCGCTGAGTCGCACGTCTTCGCAGGGCGCCCAGTCGCGGGCCAGCGTCTCGAAGTAGCCGCCGTGTCGGTCGTCGTGGCCGGCCTCCTCGATACGGTGAAAGACGTCGACCGCCTGTTCGAGAGCCTTGGGCTCGCCGAAGGTCCGATGGCACTCGCTCAAGGCGTACGCGCAGAACGCCTGACCGTAAATCTTCTTCTTGCCATCGCGGACGCTTCCGTCCGGATTGAGTTCCCAGAAGTAGCCCCCATGTTGCGGATCAAGGAAATGATGCGCGAGGTAGTCATAGGCTCGCCGGGCGAGCAGCCGGTCCTCCGCCCGTTGCGTGTAGCGATAAGCCGCCGAGAACGTCCACAGCAGCCGGGCGTTGAGAATCAGGCCCTTCGCCGCATCCGGCCGGGCGCGCAGATCATTGGATAGCTCGGCGACGAATCCGCCGCGTTGCGCGTCCACGCTGTGAGAACGCCAGAACGGCAGGATGTTTTCCAGCAACTCGCGTCGCACGGACGCGGCCAATGCGCCGTCAGTGAGCGGCGTCATATTCAACCTCGACTCTGCCCAACTGCGCATCAGTCTTGAATACGATCTTCACGAAACGACAATCATTGCCCTTTGGCTTGGCGGTGTAGAGGTCGGCCTTCCAGAAACCGTAAACCCTCTCGCCGAAAGTGGTGGTTCGCTGGACATCCGGCTCGACGGGCTTGAATTCCTTGCAGTCCGCGGAGAAGGCGATCTGGATATCCTTGGGCTCGGCTTGGCTGTAGACGAACAACCGCACGGCGCTCATGCAACCGTGCGTGTGATAGATTACGGCGCTGTCCGGGTCGGCGGACAGCCGATGGCAGTCTTCCTTGAACTTGCGGGCCTCGTTTTGCCGGAAATGGAGCCTGCCTTGCTTCACGAAGATCTGTGAGTCATTACGCAGCTCGTCGACCAGCGTCCGATGGCTGATCCTGACGGGGCTCCCGGCCTGTGAAGGCCCGGAGCAGCCGGCATGATTCCTGGCAATGACCCGGTAGCGGTAGGTCTTTCCCGGACAAGCCGATTCGTCGATGAACTGCGGCTGATACTGGACCTGAGCTTCGGAAATGCCGCTACCGACGGTCAACCATGGTCCGAGGGGCCATTCAGCCCGTTGCACGTCGTAGCAGGTCGCCCCGACTGAGCCGCGCCAACTCACCATCCCGCCGTCGTCCGCCCGGACCGAACACGGCGAAGACGGCACGGGGATCGCCGGCGGAGTCAGCCCGCGGATCTCGTATGCTTTGGCTCGAAGCAGACGCATCATCCCTCGCTCGTCGTAAGCCTCGCCGGCCTCGAATCCCGGCCAGTGATAAGCCTTAAAAAGATCGCCGCCGGCCGGCTCATGATGCCAGTAGAATCCCCCCTCGCGACTGCGATATCGCAGGCTCCACAACAAAGCGCCCGTGACACGCTGTTCAATGACGGTATCCATCACCGCACGAAGCGATTGCGTGCCCAGGAAACCGAACTCGCCGACATGGTAGGGCCTGTGCCCTCGCGCCGCCCGGCAATTGCGTTGAATGCGATCAATCATGGCCGGAGCGTTATTCTCATAGTGATGCGTCTGGACGAAATCGACGTTCGGATCTTCGAGACGACTCTTCGGGAGCGTATCGTAGGTGGCGCCGTCGATCACCAGGTGATTCCGGTCGATGCTCTTGATGAACGCCGCGATCTGTTGCGTCCAGGATGCCGGCGCATTGAGCTCGTTGCCGGTTTCCCAGGCCAGAATCGCCGGGTCGTCCCGATAGCAAACCCCCGTGAGCGTATTCCTGCGATTGATGACAAACGCGATAACCTGCTTGTAGTCGTCGATCAATTCCGGATCGGTCCAGCAGTTCTTTGCGGCCTTGCCCCGAAACGCCGCCAACTCAGCCTGGCCTCCCCACCAGCTCCATTGGTCGATGAAGGGCACGATGAGACGCACGCCGTGGCGGCGTGCGGCGACCAGGACGCGATCGAGTGCGACAAAGGCCTTCTCGTTGAACTCGCCGGGGCCCGTGATGTAGCGGGGCACATCGTCGGAATCGTCGGCTCGTCGTATCGGCAGGGCGTAGATACGAACGACCTGGCCGCCCATCTGCCCGACCGTCTCGAGCGCATCATTGATCTCATAATCATTGGGCAGGCGGAAGGGCATGCTCCGGCTGAATCGCATGTCGTCCTCGACGTAATGCAGATTGGGTATGTTGACGGAGATGAACCGGAACTCGTTCGATCCGTCCATTAACCGATCACCCTCGCGCCGTACAAAGTCGTTCATCGACGGCGCTTTCGACGCCGGCAGCGGCGTGCAGCCTGCCAAGCACAGGCCCGCCGCCATCGCAAGCAACCAGGCCGGCCCTCCGACCGCGCCTCTTTCGGTAGGCGACGCTCGCCCCCTCGAAGAGTACCGGCGGCGGCTTGCCCGCCGGTGCAT contains the following coding sequences:
- a CDS encoding glycosidase, yielding MADHDALIERPNEIAPGGNGVFDRYKYPVLTAEHTPIFWRYDLDPQTNPHLMERLGINSVFNPGAIEWDGRILLVARVEGCDRKSFFAVAESPTGVDRFRFRDYPVVLPETADPDINVYDMRLTKHQDGWIYGLFCTERKDPGAPRGDLSSAIAQCGIARTRDLESWQRLDDLRTASPQQRNVVLHPEFVDGKYAFYTRPQDGFIDTGSGGGIGWGLSESIEHAVIGPERIVHDRKYHTVYELKNGLGPAPIKTPDGWLHLAHGVRGTAAGLRYVLYAFMTALDDPARLTHEPGGYLLAPSGEERVGDVSNVTFSCGWVAKSDGRLFIYYASSDTRCHVATTTVERLVDYCLNTPPDPLRSYACVQQRIELIRRNLSLRR
- a CDS encoding glycosyl hydrolase family 32, which codes for MLSIPMTMMVAVLTTAETPEPTFTIRMPSEKIGYPGVEYWGAIDGPDGKTLWSFAIYAGKDAWTIPLRAPAPGTYRLTRVEKRAGDGQTDIELAEISPPQIDVAKARQTEAPSPKTLVEAGEFKRIFAAEEPWCINDHTIVQGPDNTWHLFGITHPKPLDFFKDPGRRLAHATATSLLQDPWQAQPPAVTADWEKYKEYLLWAPHVIRSNSIYYMFVCAGDKDTHKYRIHLLTSPDLKSWMRSPDNPMVVDGFDGRDPMVLRAENQWIMYYTATTTPDGGNHTVVCVTSKDLTHWGDRKVVFIHPNAGSFGGPTESPFVVRRGRHYYLFVCDNDWTHVYLSRDPFHWDIEQRVGRIRSHASEVVRDAEGKWYITHAGWMSGPVSIAPLKWKDDLDETPSSIPPAFK
- a CDS encoding cellulase family glycosylhydrolase, which translates into the protein MAVLLVFPLTTLCAASGSQPADGRPARLSVRGTEILRPDGNPIHFRGFNLLWWVPPTAQDVVDIKDLGANCVRYQFGYVPSGRFDPRQLRFLKRHVRLFTSQGLWVIPNLHTFHAGGRPGSGNVWNTPDLQQEFLDMWNYVLDLLKDEPFIAAWEPMNEPHDVDRTELAPWYREVIAHFRRKDPRTPIVVEGAQYSGPEELLDYLKLDEPNLIYSFHFYYPHEYTHMLSPESEPLLEYPGKWGKAALAERMSTAVRFRDRHQVPVFCGEWGVRTGAPGYVQWLKDVGSLLEEHKIPWAHWAWAMQRHWPVNDTFDLNRQKTEIYGVVSAILRNALSGDQAKLDHRNATRQAE
- a CDS encoding AGE family epimerase/isomerase, coding for MTPLTDGALAASVRRELLENILPFWRSHSVDAQRGGFVAELSNDLRARPDAAKGLILNARLLWTFSAAYRYTQRAEDRLLARRAYDYLAHHFLDPQHGGYFWELNPDGSVRDGKKKIYGQAFCAYALSECHRTFGEPKALEQAVDVFHRIEEAGHDDRHGGYFETLARDWAPCEDVRLSDKDMNEKKSMNNHLHVLEAYTSLLRARPDAFLADRLRELIDLFERRILNPEKTHLQHFFAEDWTPRSDSYTFGHDIEGSWLLCEAAEALGDEGLLGRVRDVALRMARAVLNEGLDADGGLCYEGRDGRIIDSNREWWPQAEAVVGFFNAWQISGENMFRDAAVRCWQFILNRIVDHAHGEWFWRVSRDGVPDVSMPKVSMWKCPYHNGRCCLEILRRLETGAT